GCCGGTTACTTTTAACAATAAGTATAGAATTACCGCCGGGCTGATAATAGCCAAAATGCCCCAGGGCGATCCTAAAGCAAATACAAAATAGGAAACCCACATGAGCCACTCAAAAAAATAATTGGGGTGGCGCGAGTAGTTCCAAAGGCCTATTTGGCAAATCTTACCTTTATTGGCCGGATCGCTTTTAAAGGTGGCCAACTGCCTGTCGGCAATGGTTTCGCCGGTTACGCTGATAAACCAAAGGATAAAACCGGCATACTCCAGCGGCGATAATACAGTTTTGGTGTTAAGTCAGGAAACAAAAAAGGGAATGGCCAAAAGCACATTTGATATAGCCTGGAACTGGAAGAAAAAGAAAAACTTCTTTTCGGCATTGGGTGCCCACTCTTTGCGTAACTACTGGTAACGCCCTTCCTCCTCATCCAAATGCCTGGTTATGCGGGTAGCCAAGTGGGTGCCTAAGCGTACACCGGCTATTATTACCATAGCACATATCAATACTTTGCGGTCGTGATAACCGGGGGCTAAAAAAAACAGGATAATGGCAATAACCGGGAAGTTGTACGACCAAAAAATATCAACCACGCCAGCATTTTTAATTTTATGTGCCCAAAGCCATACCAGCACCATAATGCCGCAACAGGCCAAAAGGCTGTAAATTACCAAACACAAAAGCGAGCTGTTATCCATTTTTCTTCCCGAATAATTCTTTTACCCCCTCGCCCGGTTTAAGCCGGAAAAGCTGGATGAGCACAAAAGCGCAGCTGGCAATACTGCCCAGCGCAAATGATAAAATGAGCCAGGTGATTTTAACAAGCAGGTACTTCTCTTTATAGCATACCCAAACAAATATAACCAAAACATTGGCGTAAAAATCCCATAGTGTAGCCCGCATCCAGGGGATGGAACCCAGGTAGTAAACAGGTTGCTGTTCAGGCTGGTTGTTATTACCACATAACACATCCACACCAAAACAATGCTAAACAGAATTTTTAAGGCATTGATAATGGCCTGTGCTTATTTGTTTTTTGCGGCCTTGATAAATGCAAGTGCATCGTCCGAGTGTTCTTTACCCTGCATCATGGCTTCGTGGGTGTAAACTATTTTGCCCTTCAAATCAACAATAAAAGTTTCGCGGCCGGTCATAAAAAACTTTTTGTGGATGCCAAACTTATTATAAACCTTGTTGTCGGGGTCGCTTAGTAAAGTAAACGGCAGTTTGTAGTGGTCGGCAAAGCCTTTGTGGCTGGCAACCGTGCCGCCGTTTATCCCTATCACCATGGCTCCGGCTTTGGTAAACTGGTCAAAACTATCCCTAAAGGCGCAGGCCTCTTTGGTACAAACCATGCTTTCATCTTTCGGATAAAAATAAATAACCAAAACCTTTTTGCCCACGTAGTCGGCAGTTTTAAATTCTTTGCCATTTTGGTCGAGCAGCGAAAATGAGGGCATGGCGTCGCCGGTTAATAATTCTTTACCGGTTTGGGCCTGTGCCGCGCAGGTAAACAGGAAGGAAGCCCCTAATATAATAAGCAAATATTTTAGCATGGTGGTGTTTATTTCCATAACCTACGAAATTTTTGAGCACAAGCGATTTAATTACCGTAAAATAAAAAGGCCATCACTTTGTTGGTGACGGCCTGTATTTTATGCTTGTAACAAAGATTTTATACCAAGTTCTTTTTGATATAGCTGATGCTCTTGCCAATGCTATCAAACGGATCGCCGGGGCATATATCCTGTTCAACAAAGAAATATTTTACGCCTGCCTTTTTTGATTGGGCCAGGATCTTTTTAAAGTCGATAACACCGTTACCAACTTCGGTAAATTTCTTTTCAGGTGTGTTATCCATATCTTTCATATGTAACAGCGGAAAACGGCCCGGGTATTTGTTAAAGAAAGCTATCGGGTCTTGTCCGGCTTTGGTCATCCAGTACAAATCCATTTCCATTTTTACGTTGTCATGGTCGGTAGATGTTAGCAGTATTTCGTAAGGATATTGTCCGTTATCCTGTATAAATTCAAAATCATGGTTGTGGTAGCATAACTGGATTCCGGCATTTTTACAGGTTTGCCCTGCAATATCAAGCAAGCCTGCAATTTTTTTGTACTGTTCCAGGTCGCCTCTTTCAGTTTGCGATAAGTAAGCGCAAACCATATATTTTGCACCTACCGCCGCTGCATCATCAACGGCCTTTTTCCAGTCATTAAGTATAGTTCCCATTTGTGATGCGCCGTTAACCTGCTCCTGGCCAAGGCGGTAATGCGCGCTTGGCATGGCAAGGCCTTGCTGCGCCAATAAACTGGCAAAACCTTTGGCATTCATGCCATAAAATAATTCGGTGCCGGTGTAGGTAGCGCCTTCAACGGTGGTATACCCCAGCTTAGCTACTTTAGCTAATGCGGTAGCCGGGTCTTTTGCCATGGCGTCGCGAATGGTATATAATTGCAGGCCTATCTGTTTTTTGTTGTAAGCAAACAAACGGGGTGCCGCCAAAAGTCCGGCGGTAAGCACAGCCGATGTCTTGATAAATGAACGTCTGGTAGTCATAATTATATTTTATAATTAGTGAAGATTGGTGATGTTTATGATTGGTGATGTAAATATACTGTATAAACAATACTAAAAGCAAAGACTTGTTTTTATTTGAATAGTTTAATTAAACCAAACTATTAAAAGGCCGTCATATTACAAACAACCTTACTCCATTTGCTTTTACCTATCACAATAAAAATATGAAACTACCTGCAGGTTTGATTTTGGTGTTTTTGTTATGCTACACCCTAACGGCGCAAGCACAATCAAGTGGTTTGCTATTAAGGATTGGCACTATGCAGCCAACAGCCAATTTGCCCGACAGTAATTTAAGCAAAGGCTCGTTCCGGGTTAATATCGGTTACGGAAAAGTTTTCGCCGGTGGCCACTCCGGGTTTGATGTAACCGGTTTTGCCGATGTAATGAATTATAATTTTTATTTTGACGATGATTATAAGCGCTTTGAAGGCAAAACCCTGTATACAGGTATCGCTATAACACCACACTATTGTATCAATCCCGAAAGTGACCTTCAGGTTGCTGTCGCGCTGTCAATAAAAGGGGGTTACAATGTTGGCTACGGCGATGTATATCGTTACAGCGAACCACGTGATGATTATACCGAAAAGCTGGAGGGTAAATCAACAAACGCCGGCTATATGTTTGCTTATTCGCCCATGATAACTTTCTCCATCCCCGGCGAATTTGGCAGTGTTGGGCTGGAGCTGGGTTATGATAGTTCAAATTACGGAGCAGGCATCAACCGGTTACGGTCAAAATATTATGCTCCTTTAAAATATAATTCGGGCTACTTATTCATCGGCGTGTTTTTCAGGCTGCACCATTAGCTTTTTTTTAAATACAAAAATTATTACATCCATCAATTAAGTAGCCATTTTTACATATAAACAACATTCTTTTCCCTAAACTTGCAGTACAAAACGATTGTTGCCCCTCAACAACGTATTATAAAACATGAGTGAAGAATTTTACGGGCAAATTTTCATCAAGCAGCAAAAGCTTGAGTACGTGCCGTCTAACAGGGAAATTACCAGGTGGGCGCTGCGCGTTATTCATTTGCTATACCCGGAACAAACAGCAAAAACCTTTTCGACGGTTGAAGAGCTGAAGTCTGAATTTGTGCTGCTGGAAGCCGAGCTTTACCATATTATGGAGGCCACAAGTGCATGCGCCGATTGTGACAACAAAAAACGTGCTGCCGGTTTTTTTGAATCCCTGCCCCTGCTTTACCAGGTTTTAAATACCGATATACAGGCTATATTTAACGGCGACCCAGCTGCGCGCAGCGAATTTGAGGTGATACGTACCTATCCCGGTTTTTTTGCCATCTCGCTTTACAGATTGGCTCATGCCTTATATACCCGCGATGTTCCCTTGATTCCGAGGATCCTCACCGAATATGCCCATTCTAAAACCGGTATCGATATCCACCCGGCAGCTGTTATAGGCGATTATTTTTACATTGATCATGGCACCGGCATTGTAATTGGCGAAAGCTGCACCATCGGCGCTCACGTTAAATTATACCAGGGGGTTACCCTTGGAGCTTTAAGTGTTGATAAAAGTATGGCTTTTACCAAACGCCACCCCACGGTAGAAGACAATGTGGTTATATACTCCGGCGCTACTATATTAGGCGGCGAAACCGTGATAGGCAGCAACAGTATTGTTGGAGGCAATGTGTGGCTAACCAAAAGCCTGCCGCCAAATTCAAGGGTGTATCATACGCCAAGCATCCGTATCCTGAAAAAATTAACCCGGCGTATTTTTGGCGAGCAAAAATAATTGACCGGCAGGCAATCGCGTTTAAATCTTTTTAAGAAATTCCTGTTAGATGGTATATTCAACCGGTAGTGTCAATCAATTTGAGGAAAAGGGATAAAATTTATCTCGTGCGAAGCCGCAAAGCAATTTGCCTTTTTTCTTGATATATTTTATATTAATTTATTTCACACACATTAAAGTGTACCACCCCGTACCAGGGTGTTTCAGGGTGTACCGGTACACACACCCGCAATTAAACCCATTCGCCCTTTGACGCAGTGTTGTGCGACTGCACGCGGAAGGACCGCTTGTGATTTAGTAACCCCTCTTCCGCAATAGGGATAGAAGTGGGTACCGGCCCCGCGCGTAATGCCTGCAGGCGTATGAACGCATAGCCCGGACCGCAGGTATTGCCCGGGAAAAGAATCAAGAGACAAGAATCAGGAATCAGGATTTTTAATACGTAAATATTTTCCTTCAGCACTTTTTAGTATCAAGTAGCAAGATTTTGAAGGGGGGAAAAGTGAAAAACAATATCGAACACTGAATATCGAATGTCCAACACCGAGATTTTCGGTTCGTTATTCGAAATTGGATATTCGGCGTTCGATATTGAATT
The genomic region above belongs to Mucilaginibacter sp. KACC 22773 and contains:
- a CDS encoding DUF1475 family protein, which codes for MDVLCGNNNQPEQQPVYYLGSIPWMRATLWDFYANVLVIFVWVCYKEKYLLVKITWLILSFALGSIASCAFVLIQLFRLKPGEGVKELFGKKNG
- a CDS encoding peroxiredoxin — translated: MEINTTMLKYLLIILGASFLFTCAAQAQTGKELLTGDAMPSFSLLDQNGKEFKTADYVGKKVLVIYFYPKDESMVCTKEACAFRDSFDQFTKAGAMVIGINGGTVASHKGFADHYKLPFTLLSDPDNKVYNKFGIHKKFFMTGRETFIVDLKGKIVYTHEAMMQGKEHSDDALAFIKAAKNK
- a CDS encoding sugar phosphate isomerase/epimerase family protein, translating into MTTRRSFIKTSAVLTAGLLAAPRLFAYNKKQIGLQLYTIRDAMAKDPATALAKVAKLGYTTVEGATYTGTELFYGMNAKGFASLLAQQGLAMPSAHYRLGQEQVNGASQMGTILNDWKKAVDDAAAVGAKYMVCAYLSQTERGDLEQYKKIAGLLDIAGQTCKNAGIQLCYHNHDFEFIQDNGQYPYEILLTSTDHDNVKMEMDLYWMTKAGQDPIAFFNKYPGRFPLLHMKDMDNTPEKKFTEVGNGVIDFKKILAQSKKAGVKYFFVEQDICPGDPFDSIGKSISYIKKNLV
- the epsC gene encoding serine O-acetyltransferase EpsC, producing the protein MSEEFYGQIFIKQQKLEYVPSNREITRWALRVIHLLYPEQTAKTFSTVEELKSEFVLLEAELYHIMEATSACADCDNKKRAAGFFESLPLLYQVLNTDIQAIFNGDPAARSEFEVIRTYPGFFAISLYRLAHALYTRDVPLIPRILTEYAHSKTGIDIHPAAVIGDYFYIDHGTGIVIGESCTIGAHVKLYQGVTLGALSVDKSMAFTKRHPTVEDNVVIYSGATILGGETVIGSNSIVGGNVWLTKSLPPNSRVYHTPSIRILKKLTRRIFGEQK